Proteins from one Megalopta genalis isolate 19385.01 chromosome 1, iyMegGena1_principal, whole genome shotgun sequence genomic window:
- the LOC143258787 gene encoding uncharacterized protein LOC143258787 isoform X1: protein MCNNPSPSGNGDPCSGSASEVRQCFSKPCIVKSHEVAHFMEKSSLLYSTNGRPSRLLHMYLRFLPLTPFGVLIHRYENNCRELSCNYVKLSLHNGKVVLVSQISGCTMGLVHEDKIEIGEWHVVFAVICGSRGILRVNNGLHKATTFSCIPTSYNLDHIMKVGEVFQGQIQEIIINFESILLSIPKDKHDRKHKIVPSNIINVQYSLGDDEEAFISVGLTESVTVPCPKDMESWQITMAIKVENINGVVTIIPDDLSNKYILLLLEEGRVKLRFHQGATHVATESTEHISIGEWFEVMLVQDGKKLYMQINGNEKRYVPLISERMITVATSIFIGAIRDEIREKICPKCADIPQMSFTLGHLNIDGNQIDLLSLPVLETTSKSYISRTISLSDYYEEIPLLIGQELELSCFYDKIPREKGYLAPSKRTYVVWLLMDKLLQSYGNSDFFHLKDNGRVSTITIASYISREDVENFYSCHIHRYKNKSYTTLDRASFTFGITVIDKNTESKNLFWKEWCFICGIIFVCFMFIVLWTILEIIQEIKNGHGFYRLPKIFNDDPTTILNFVHSKDGITLLGSQEAANDVASGIIDDN, encoded by the exons ATGTGTAACAATCCATCTCCAAGTGGTAATGGTGATCCATGTTCTGGTTCTGCTTCTGAAGTTCGCCAATGTTTCAGTAAACCATGCATTG TTAAATCGCACGAAGTAGCGCATTTTATGGAGAAAAGTAGTCTTCTGTATTCAACAAATGGAAGACCTTCACGTTTGCTTCATATGTATTTAAGATTTTTACCATTGACACCGTTTGGTGTGCTCATTCATCGATATGAAAATAATTGCCGAGAATTATCCTGCAATTATGTTAAATTATCGTTGCATAACGGAAAAGTAGTACTCGTGTCTCAAATATCTGGTTGTACAATGGGCTTAGTTCACGAAGATAAAATAGAA ATTGGAGAATGGCATGTAGTGTTTGCAGTAATATGTGGATCACGCGGTATTTTACGTGTTAACAATGGTTTACACAAAGCTACTACTTTTTCATGTATTCCGACATCGTATAATTTGGATCATATTATGAAAGTTGGAGAAGTATTTCAAGGTCAAATTCAAGAAATAATTATTAACTTCGAATCTATCCTACTTTCTATACCAAAG GATAAACACGATCGAAAGCATAAAATTGTTCCTTCGAATATTATTAACGTACAATATTCATTGGGAGATGACGAGGAAGCTTTCATATCTGTTGGTTTAACAGAATCGGTTACAGTTCCATGCCCAAAGGATATGGAATCTTGGCAA ATCACAATGGCGATAAAagtagaaaatataaatggcgtTGTGACAATCATACCAGACGATTTATCCAATAAGTACATCCTACTATTGCTAGAAGAGGGAAGAGTTAAACTTAGATTTCATCAGGGAGCGACTCATGTTGCAACTGAAAGTACAGAACACATTTCAATAGGAGAATGGTTCGAAGTAATGCTGGTACAAGATGGTAAAAAATTATACATGCAAATTAATGGAAATGAGAAAAGATATGTACCTTTAATTTCGGAAAGGATGATTACAGTTGCAACTAGTATATTCATAGGAGCTATACGCGACGAAATACGG GAGAAGATATGTCCTAAATGTGCAGATATACCACAAATGAGCTTTACGCTTGGACATCTTAATATAGATGGAAATCAAATAGATCTGTTATCGTTACCAGTTTTAGAAACGACCAGTAAAAGTTACATAAGCCGCACTATTAGTTTATCCG atTACTATGAAGAAATTCCCCTCTTAATAGGTCAAGAACTTGAGTTATCATGTTTCTATGATAAAATACCCCGTGAGAAAGGATATCTTGCACCTTCTAAAAGAACATACGTTGTATGGTTATTAATGGACAAATTATTGCAGTCCTATGGAAATAG TGACTTTTTTCACTTGAAAGATAATGGTCGTGTCAGTACCATCACTATTGCAAGTTATATTTCCAGAGAAGATGTTGAAAACTTTTACTCTTGTCATATTCACCGCTACAAAAACAAATCTTATACAACCTTAGATCGAGCTTCTTTCACATTTGGAATTACTGTAATAGATAAAAATACAG agtcgaaaaatttattttggAAAGAATGGTGTTTTATCTGTGGAATTATATTCGTATGTTTCATGTTTATCGTACTATGGacgatattagaaataatacaaGAGATTAAAAATGG GCACGGCTTTTATAGACTTCCGAAAATATTTAACGATGATCCAACTACTATTCTAAATTTTGTTCACTCTAAGGATGGAATAACTTTACTAGGTAGCCAAGAAGCCGCTAATGACGTAGCGTCAGGAATTATAGATGACAATTAA
- the LOC143258787 gene encoding uncharacterized protein LOC143258787 isoform X2, translating to MCNNPSPSGNGDPCSGSASEVRQCFSKPCIVKSHEVAHFMEKSSLLYSTNGRPSRLLHMYLRFLPLTPFGVLIHRYENNCRELSCNYVKLSLHNGKVVLVSQISGCTMGLVHEDKIEIGEWHVVFAVICGSRGILRVNNGLHKATTFSCIPTSYNLDHIMKVGEVFQGQIQEIIINFESILLSIPKDKHDRKHKIVPSNIINVQYSLGDDEEAFISVGLTESVTVPCPKDMESWQITMAIKVENINGVVTIIPDDLSNKYILLLLEEGRVKLRFHQGATHVATESTEHISIGEWFEVMLVQDGKKLYMQINGNEKRYVPLISERMITVATSIFIGAIRDEIREKICPKCADIPQMSFTLGHLNIDGNQIDLLSLPVLETTSKSYISRTISLSDYYEEIPLLIGQELELSCFYDKIPREKGYLAPSKRTYVVWLLMDKLLQSYGNREDVENFYSCHIHRYKNKSYTTLDRASFTFGITVIDKNTESKNLFWKEWCFICGIIFVCFMFIVLWTILEIIQEIKNGHGFYRLPKIFNDDPTTILNFVHSKDGITLLGSQEAANDVASGIIDDN from the exons ATGTGTAACAATCCATCTCCAAGTGGTAATGGTGATCCATGTTCTGGTTCTGCTTCTGAAGTTCGCCAATGTTTCAGTAAACCATGCATTG TTAAATCGCACGAAGTAGCGCATTTTATGGAGAAAAGTAGTCTTCTGTATTCAACAAATGGAAGACCTTCACGTTTGCTTCATATGTATTTAAGATTTTTACCATTGACACCGTTTGGTGTGCTCATTCATCGATATGAAAATAATTGCCGAGAATTATCCTGCAATTATGTTAAATTATCGTTGCATAACGGAAAAGTAGTACTCGTGTCTCAAATATCTGGTTGTACAATGGGCTTAGTTCACGAAGATAAAATAGAA ATTGGAGAATGGCATGTAGTGTTTGCAGTAATATGTGGATCACGCGGTATTTTACGTGTTAACAATGGTTTACACAAAGCTACTACTTTTTCATGTATTCCGACATCGTATAATTTGGATCATATTATGAAAGTTGGAGAAGTATTTCAAGGTCAAATTCAAGAAATAATTATTAACTTCGAATCTATCCTACTTTCTATACCAAAG GATAAACACGATCGAAAGCATAAAATTGTTCCTTCGAATATTATTAACGTACAATATTCATTGGGAGATGACGAGGAAGCTTTCATATCTGTTGGTTTAACAGAATCGGTTACAGTTCCATGCCCAAAGGATATGGAATCTTGGCAA ATCACAATGGCGATAAAagtagaaaatataaatggcgtTGTGACAATCATACCAGACGATTTATCCAATAAGTACATCCTACTATTGCTAGAAGAGGGAAGAGTTAAACTTAGATTTCATCAGGGAGCGACTCATGTTGCAACTGAAAGTACAGAACACATTTCAATAGGAGAATGGTTCGAAGTAATGCTGGTACAAGATGGTAAAAAATTATACATGCAAATTAATGGAAATGAGAAAAGATATGTACCTTTAATTTCGGAAAGGATGATTACAGTTGCAACTAGTATATTCATAGGAGCTATACGCGACGAAATACGG GAGAAGATATGTCCTAAATGTGCAGATATACCACAAATGAGCTTTACGCTTGGACATCTTAATATAGATGGAAATCAAATAGATCTGTTATCGTTACCAGTTTTAGAAACGACCAGTAAAAGTTACATAAGCCGCACTATTAGTTTATCCG atTACTATGAAGAAATTCCCCTCTTAATAGGTCAAGAACTTGAGTTATCATGTTTCTATGATAAAATACCCCGTGAGAAAGGATATCTTGCACCTTCTAAAAGAACATACGTTGTATGGTTATTAATGGACAAATTATTGCAGTCCTATGGAAATAG AGAAGATGTTGAAAACTTTTACTCTTGTCATATTCACCGCTACAAAAACAAATCTTATACAACCTTAGATCGAGCTTCTTTCACATTTGGAATTACTGTAATAGATAAAAATACAG agtcgaaaaatttattttggAAAGAATGGTGTTTTATCTGTGGAATTATATTCGTATGTTTCATGTTTATCGTACTATGGacgatattagaaataatacaaGAGATTAAAAATGG GCACGGCTTTTATAGACTTCCGAAAATATTTAACGATGATCCAACTACTATTCTAAATTTTGTTCACTCTAAGGATGGAATAACTTTACTAGGTAGCCAAGAAGCCGCTAATGACGTAGCGTCAGGAATTATAGATGACAATTAA
- the LOC143258787 gene encoding uncharacterized protein LOC143258787 isoform X3: MKVGEVFQGQIQEIIINFESILLSIPKDKHDRKHKIVPSNIINVQYSLGDDEEAFISVGLTESVTVPCPKDMESWQITMAIKVENINGVVTIIPDDLSNKYILLLLEEGRVKLRFHQGATHVATESTEHISIGEWFEVMLVQDGKKLYMQINGNEKRYVPLISERMITVATSIFIGAIRDEIREKICPKCADIPQMSFTLGHLNIDGNQIDLLSLPVLETTSKSYISRTISLSDYYEEIPLLIGQELELSCFYDKIPREKGYLAPSKRTYVVWLLMDKLLQSYGNSDFFHLKDNGRVSTITIASYISREDVENFYSCHIHRYKNKSYTTLDRASFTFGITVIDKNTESKNLFWKEWCFICGIIFVCFMFIVLWTILEIIQEIKNGHGFYRLPKIFNDDPTTILNFVHSKDGITLLGSQEAANDVASGIIDDN, translated from the exons ATGAAAGTTGGAGAAGTATTTCAAGGTCAAATTCAAGAAATAATTATTAACTTCGAATCTATCCTACTTTCTATACCAAAG GATAAACACGATCGAAAGCATAAAATTGTTCCTTCGAATATTATTAACGTACAATATTCATTGGGAGATGACGAGGAAGCTTTCATATCTGTTGGTTTAACAGAATCGGTTACAGTTCCATGCCCAAAGGATATGGAATCTTGGCAA ATCACAATGGCGATAAAagtagaaaatataaatggcgtTGTGACAATCATACCAGACGATTTATCCAATAAGTACATCCTACTATTGCTAGAAGAGGGAAGAGTTAAACTTAGATTTCATCAGGGAGCGACTCATGTTGCAACTGAAAGTACAGAACACATTTCAATAGGAGAATGGTTCGAAGTAATGCTGGTACAAGATGGTAAAAAATTATACATGCAAATTAATGGAAATGAGAAAAGATATGTACCTTTAATTTCGGAAAGGATGATTACAGTTGCAACTAGTATATTCATAGGAGCTATACGCGACGAAATACGG GAGAAGATATGTCCTAAATGTGCAGATATACCACAAATGAGCTTTACGCTTGGACATCTTAATATAGATGGAAATCAAATAGATCTGTTATCGTTACCAGTTTTAGAAACGACCAGTAAAAGTTACATAAGCCGCACTATTAGTTTATCCG atTACTATGAAGAAATTCCCCTCTTAATAGGTCAAGAACTTGAGTTATCATGTTTCTATGATAAAATACCCCGTGAGAAAGGATATCTTGCACCTTCTAAAAGAACATACGTTGTATGGTTATTAATGGACAAATTATTGCAGTCCTATGGAAATAG TGACTTTTTTCACTTGAAAGATAATGGTCGTGTCAGTACCATCACTATTGCAAGTTATATTTCCAGAGAAGATGTTGAAAACTTTTACTCTTGTCATATTCACCGCTACAAAAACAAATCTTATACAACCTTAGATCGAGCTTCTTTCACATTTGGAATTACTGTAATAGATAAAAATACAG agtcgaaaaatttattttggAAAGAATGGTGTTTTATCTGTGGAATTATATTCGTATGTTTCATGTTTATCGTACTATGGacgatattagaaataatacaaGAGATTAAAAATGG GCACGGCTTTTATAGACTTCCGAAAATATTTAACGATGATCCAACTACTATTCTAAATTTTGTTCACTCTAAGGATGGAATAACTTTACTAGGTAGCCAAGAAGCCGCTAATGACGTAGCGTCAGGAATTATAGATGACAATTAA
- the LOC117221534 gene encoding eukaryotic translation initiation factor 2-alpha kinase encodes MSDTRSRGQIWFRILFAIVFIFPLINSDDRKQLTFCNQKSFRSLLFVSTLDGKISALDASNSGKKQWTIDFNEGPMLSSNIHCREFNDNGKTVYFIPSLSGGLYKLDEEYLEAVPVSAAQLIQSSYRYSDDLVLSGGREVKSYGVSSTTGNILYECGINGCTNNTGEGSYIEQDVLVVQRFQQTVRAVEPRTGYERWNFSVGQHELVLVPNSDTYCQNEVEAHIRDIEIKVVVPDGLIWAINRNNPKVILWQYKFESPIVTIWREHSNADNGHKYLKEINLFDSMQWPWGTEFSVSPGIYLGKHGRQLYVQENAELHKSLEQSLSYIQSSKYPLQLYPAIGDVIVKTVPVDEDNNEDNKALVEINGAKSTTALSEYVKDDGFYLYSKDQLQLENDKQCNRTTSNSTIIEEDEKPFIFNNTNRDDDDTPVQVIIVSLWYWWKEVLIISITTAILLNFMLTQRLLNATTVAKDAVLPPLIVERHIETNIISNPQMINDKENNDSFTSRYLTDFEPVNCLGKGGYGVVFEAKNKIDDCNYAIKRIALPNSQSSRERVMREVKALAKLDHQNIVRYFNAWLECPPIGWQEKHDPEWMNRIVLPSFEFISDETSTRAKVNNSVCINVTQTDQSSVESVSEAYDALNRFDSDEDSFIVFEKSHSREPNDSIIDITKCSTESSNVSLSTDVDEEILPKINDCTCSQSIVFENIESNDRSEKEEKKKRQRSFSLDLNNKTNTRKSPKMFLYIQMQLCQRLSLREWLKNQSMRDCRRILNIFQQIVEAVEYVHLQGLIHRDLKPSNIFFSFDNKIKVGDFGLVTAMTEGYGEVHTPTTENESVSLKNNLHTANVGTHLYMSPEQINGLGYNYKVDIYSLGIILFELFIPFATEMERVTALMNLRKSIFPKDFDIDHPAEYELLKIMLDENPNNRPTTLGIKAKPPLLNYEIANGLAVNADMRWHFELPQISRHSSVTNSSSGEPWENIT; translated from the exons ATGTCTGACACTCGTTCACGGGGACAAATATGGTTTCGTATACTGTTCGCAATCGTATTCATCTTCCCGCTGATTAACAGTGATGATAGAAAACAGTTGACATTTTGCAACCAGAAATCGTTTCGAAG TTTACTTTTTGTAAGTACATTAGATGGAAAAATATCTGCTTTGGATGCAAGCAATTCAGGAAAGAAGCAATGGACTATAGATTTTAATGAAGGACCTATGTTATCATCTAACATTCATTGTAGagaa TTCAATGATAATGGAAAAACAGTTTATTTCATACCATCTTTAAGTGGAGGATTATATAAATTAGATGAGGAATATTTAGAAGCAGTACCTGTGTCTGCAGCACAGTTAATACAATCATCTTACCGTTACTCTGATGATTTAGTACTTTCTGGTGGCAGAGAAGTAAAATCCTATG GAGTTTCGAGTACAACTGGAAATATATTATACGAGTGTGGAATTAATGGTTGCACTAATAACACCGGAGAGGGATCATACATTGAACAAGATGTGCTTGTTGTTCAACGGTTTCAGCAGACAGTAAGAGCAGTTGAACCACGTACTGGTTATGAAAG ATGGAACTTCAGTGTTGGCCAACATGAGTTAGTGCTGGTTCCTAATTCCGACACATATTGCCAAAATGAAGTTGAAGCTCATATTAGggatattgaaattaaagttGTTGTACCTGACGGTTTGATCTGGGCCATTAATAGAAATAATCCTAAGGTTATACTGTGGCAATACAAG TTTGAATCTCCAATTGTTACTATATGGCGTGaacattcaaatgcagacaatgggcataaatatttaaaagaaattaatttatttgatAGTATGCAGTGGCCTTGGGGCACAGAATTCTCAGTTAGTCCAGGAATTTATTTGGGTAAACATGGTAGACAATTATACGTACAAGAAAACGCAGAATTGCATAAATCATTGGAACAATCCTTATCGTACATACAATCTTCAAAATATCCATTACAGCTGTATCCTGCTATTG gTGATGTCATTGTAAAAACCGTTCCAGTTGATGAAGACAATAATGAGGATAACAAAGCTTTGGTCGAGATAAATGGTGCCAAAAGTACCACTGCGTTGTCGGAATACGTAAAGG ACGATGGATTTTACTTGTATTCAAAAGATCAGCTACAACTGGAAAATGACAAACAGTGTAATCGTACCACTTCGAACTCAACAATTATCGAAGAAGATGAAAAGCcgtttatatttaataacaccAACAGAGATGACGATGACACTCCTGTGCAAGTTATAATTGTTTCATTGTGGTATTGGTG GAAAGAAGTTTTGATCATTTCGATCACCACCGCAATTCTCCTGAATTTTATGTTGACACAACGACTGTTGAATGCTACCACTGTCGCCAAGGATGCAGTACTTCCG CCCTTAATAGTCGAAAGACACATCGAGACAAACATAATAAGTAATCCTCAAATGATCAACGATAAGGAAAACAACGATAGTTTTACATCACGTTATTTAACAGATTTTGAGCCTGTGAATTGTTTGGGAAAAGGAGGATACGGTGTTGTCTTTGAAGCAAAGAATAAAATAGATGATTGCAATTATGCTATAAAGAGAATCGCTCTACCGAATAG TCAGTCCTCGAGAGAACGAGTAATGCGAGAAGTGAAAGCTTTGGCCAAATTGGATCATCAGAATATTGTGAGATATTTTAATGCATGGTTAGAATGTCCGCCTATAGGTTGGCAAGAGAAACACGATCCCGAGTGGATGAACAGAATCGTGTTACCGAGTTTTGAATTTATTTCCGATGAAACTTCTACCAGAGCGAAAGTCAATAATTCTGTGTGCATTAATGTTACTCAAACCGATCAGTCTTCGGTAGAAAGTGTGTCCGAAGCGTACGATGCTCTAAATCGCTTTGATTCGGACGAAGATTCTTTTATTGTTTTCGAAAAATCTCATTCACGCGAGCCAAACGACAGTATAATTGATATTACCAAATGCAGTACCGAAAGTTCGAACGTGTCACTTTCAACCGACGTGGACGAAGAAATATTGCCGAAGATTAACGATTGTACATGTTCGCAGAGCATTGTGTTCGAAAATATTGAAAGTAACGATCGCTCGgagaaagaagagaaaaaaaagcGGCAAAGATCGTTCTCTCTAGATTTGAATAACAAGACGAATACTCGTAAGTCTCCGAAAATGTTTCTTTATATACAAATGCAATTGTGCCAAAGGCTAAGCCTCAGGGAATGGTTGAAAAATCAATCGATGCGGGATTGTCGTaggatattaaatatatttcagCAAATTGTTGAAGCTGTAGAATATGTTCATCTACAAGGACTCATTCATCGCGACTTGAAg CCGTCAAATATATTCTTCTCttttgataataaaataaaagtggGCGATTTTGGTCTCGTCACGGCGATGACAGAAGGATATGGTGAAGTTCATACACCCACTACAGAGAATGAGAGTGTATCGTTGAAAAACAATTTACATACCGCGAATGTTGGTACCCACCTCTACATGTCTCCAGAACAAATAAATGGACTAGGATATAATTATAAAGTTGATATCTATTCCTTGGGAATAATTTTGTTTGAACTCTTCATTCCTTTTGCCACCGAAATGGAAAGAGTAACGGCTCTGATGAATTTAAGAAAATCGATATTTCCAAAAGACTTCGATATTGATCATCCAGCTGAG TACGAGTTACTTAAAATTATGCTGGATGAAAATCCTAACAATAGACCGACAACGTTAGGCATTAAGGCAAAGCCACCATTACTGAATTACGAGATAGCCAACGGGCTGGCAGTAAATGCAGATATGAGATGGCATTTTGAATTACCCCAGATTTCAAGACATTCCTCTGTGACCAATAGTAGTAGTGGCGAACCTTGGGAAAATATCACTTGA